In Mycolicibacterium alvei, a single window of DNA contains:
- a CDS encoding enoyl-CoA hydratase produces the protein MAGPDDSARQVEYETLDDGRIARIWLNRPNAQNAQSRTLLVQLDEAFGRAEADDAVRVVILAARGKNFSAGHDLGSEEALAERTPGPDQHPTFRSHGATAAGVTERTYLQEWHFYFENTRRWRDLRKITIAQVQGNAISAALMLIWACDLIVAADDAKFSDVVGVRMGMPGVEYYAHPWEFGARKAKELLLTGDSIDADEAYRLGMVSKIFARDELEDKTLEFARRIAERPTMAALLVKDSVNAASDAMGFTEALRHAFHIHELGHAHWAATNENRWPVGMPPDVPDWRTLGAPKPAQRDTP, from the coding sequence ATGGCCGGTCCCGATGACTCAGCCCGTCAGGTCGAATACGAGACGCTCGATGACGGCCGCATCGCCAGGATTTGGCTGAACCGGCCGAATGCGCAGAACGCCCAGTCGCGGACCCTGCTGGTGCAACTCGACGAGGCGTTCGGCCGTGCCGAGGCCGATGACGCGGTCCGGGTGGTGATCCTGGCTGCGAGGGGCAAGAACTTCTCGGCCGGCCATGACCTCGGTTCCGAAGAAGCGTTGGCCGAGCGTACCCCGGGCCCCGACCAGCACCCGACATTCCGCTCCCACGGTGCCACCGCCGCCGGTGTCACCGAACGGACCTATTTGCAGGAGTGGCACTTCTACTTCGAGAACACCCGGCGCTGGCGGGATCTGCGCAAGATCACCATCGCTCAGGTGCAGGGCAACGCGATCTCCGCGGCGCTGATGCTGATCTGGGCCTGCGACCTGATCGTGGCCGCCGATGACGCGAAGTTCAGCGATGTCGTCGGGGTGCGCATGGGGATGCCGGGCGTCGAGTATTACGCCCACCCGTGGGAATTCGGTGCCCGTAAGGCCAAAGAACTACTGCTGACCGGTGATTCGATCGACGCCGACGAGGCCTATCGATTGGGCATGGTGTCCAAGATCTTCGCGCGCGACGAACTCGAAGACAAGACACTGGAATTCGCCCGGCGCATCGCCGAGCGGCCGACGATGGCGGCCCTGCTGGTCAAGGATTCCGTCAACGCTGCGAGCGACGCGATGGGCTTCACCGAGGCACTGCGCCACGCGTTCCACATTCACGAGCTCGGTCACGCACACTGGGCTGCGACCAACGAGAACCGCTGGCCGGTGGGTATGCCGCCCGATGTTCCCGACTGGCGGACGTTGGGGGCCCCGAAACCGGCCCAACGCGATACACCATAA
- a CDS encoding xanthine dehydrogenase family protein molybdopterin-binding subunit, translated as MASAVPETVATRYAGRRVERVEDTRLLTGRGTFVDDIMRPGMLHACFVRSPYAHARFSAVDAAAALALPGVHAVLTAADLNPEVKEAWHAVAGKDMPDTPRPPLAEGEVKFVGDPVALVIAESRYVAEDAVDLVDVDYQPLPAIADFRGALTSDVAVHEAYPDNNAGGMAGMPPDEEVFGAAAHVVKEHIYQQMHVPVPIECRGMVTEWSATSGELTIWASTQTPHELRAFAARLLGIPAQHVRVIMRDTGGGFGQKVVPMREDMCIMLAARKVPTALKWIEDRRENLMSAGQSRHVDGDVRMAFDDNGTILAADIDFVQDVGSYPTPYPVLTTAAIGMFFPGPYRVPKASFNYKTVFSNTAGLHAYRGPWQYETLTREILLDIAARKMGMDPVDLRRKNLLRRDEMPYFNPNGMPYDHVAPIETFEQAVKILDHEGFRKEQAEALAQGRYLGLGFSAYIEPTGAATGHLASEGCTIRMEPTGKINVYVNGGSTGNSLETTVIQLTADALGADIDDVATIQGDTAVTPYGAGTQGSRSAPMTAGAVNEAGTILRNQLVAMAAARLEVEEAEIELSGSKAVARNDPEKSVSFADLAFRAHYEPQMLPPGMSATLEATARYTAPPTAPIHWANATHACTCEVDVVTGHVTLTRYIVSEDVGPMINPNVVEGQIAGGTVQGIGGALLEKLSYDDAGNPLSSTFVDYLLPTATEVPTIEYGHVEIPGPGVGGYKGAGEGGAIGSTPAVINAVNDALAPLGVTLTTLPATPAAIVEAIEQAQEPRSQKQNGRDH; from the coding sequence ATGGCGTCAGCCGTACCGGAGACCGTCGCGACCCGCTATGCCGGCCGACGGGTCGAACGGGTCGAGGACACCCGCCTGCTCACCGGGCGCGGGACGTTCGTCGACGACATCATGCGGCCCGGCATGCTGCACGCCTGCTTCGTCCGCAGTCCGTACGCGCACGCGAGGTTCAGCGCCGTCGACGCCGCCGCGGCGCTGGCGCTGCCCGGGGTACACGCCGTACTCACCGCCGCCGACCTCAACCCCGAGGTCAAGGAGGCCTGGCACGCCGTCGCAGGCAAGGACATGCCCGACACCCCTCGCCCACCGCTGGCCGAGGGCGAGGTGAAGTTCGTCGGTGACCCGGTGGCCCTGGTGATCGCCGAGAGCCGGTATGTCGCCGAGGACGCCGTGGATCTGGTCGACGTCGATTACCAGCCATTGCCCGCCATCGCCGACTTCCGTGGGGCCCTGACCTCCGATGTCGCGGTCCACGAGGCCTACCCGGACAACAATGCCGGTGGTATGGCCGGCATGCCGCCGGACGAGGAGGTCTTCGGCGCCGCCGCGCACGTGGTGAAGGAGCACATCTACCAGCAGATGCACGTGCCGGTGCCGATCGAGTGCCGCGGCATGGTCACCGAGTGGTCGGCGACCTCAGGCGAGCTGACCATCTGGGCCTCCACCCAGACCCCGCACGAACTGCGGGCCTTCGCGGCCCGCCTGCTCGGCATCCCGGCCCAGCACGTCCGGGTAATCATGCGCGACACCGGCGGCGGATTCGGCCAGAAGGTCGTCCCGATGCGCGAAGACATGTGCATCATGCTGGCCGCACGAAAAGTGCCGACCGCGCTGAAGTGGATCGAGGACCGCCGCGAGAACCTGATGTCGGCCGGTCAGTCCCGCCACGTCGACGGCGACGTGCGAATGGCTTTCGACGACAACGGCACCATCCTGGCTGCCGACATCGACTTCGTCCAGGACGTCGGCTCCTACCCGACCCCGTATCCCGTGCTGACCACCGCAGCCATCGGCATGTTCTTCCCGGGTCCGTACCGGGTCCCCAAGGCCAGCTTCAACTACAAGACGGTGTTCTCCAACACCGCGGGCCTGCACGCCTACCGCGGGCCGTGGCAGTACGAAACCCTCACCCGCGAAATACTTCTCGACATCGCCGCCCGCAAGATGGGTATGGATCCCGTCGACCTGCGGCGCAAGAATCTCCTGCGCCGCGACGAGATGCCGTACTTCAACCCCAACGGCATGCCCTATGACCACGTCGCCCCGATCGAGACCTTCGAGCAGGCCGTCAAGATCCTCGACCACGAGGGCTTCCGAAAGGAGCAGGCCGAGGCGCTGGCCCAGGGCCGCTACCTCGGGCTGGGCTTCTCGGCCTACATCGAGCCGACCGGTGCGGCCACGGGGCACCTGGCCAGCGAGGGATGCACGATCCGGATGGAGCCGACCGGCAAGATCAACGTCTACGTCAACGGCGGATCCACCGGAAACAGCTTGGAAACCACCGTCATTCAGCTCACCGCCGACGCTCTGGGCGCCGACATCGACGACGTCGCCACCATCCAGGGCGATACCGCGGTGACCCCCTACGGTGCAGGCACCCAGGGCAGCCGCAGCGCCCCGATGACCGCAGGCGCGGTCAACGAGGCCGGTACCATCCTGCGCAACCAACTGGTCGCGATGGCCGCCGCACGGCTGGAAGTCGAGGAAGCCGAGATCGAGCTCAGCGGGTCGAAGGCGGTCGCCCGCAACGATCCCGAAAAGAGCGTCAGCTTCGCCGATCTGGCCTTCCGCGCCCACTACGAGCCGCAGATGCTGCCGCCGGGCATGTCGGCGACCCTGGAGGCCACCGCGCGTTACACCGCACCGCCGACCGCACCGATCCATTGGGCGAACGCCACCCACGCCTGCACGTGCGAGGTCGATGTCGTCACCGGGCACGTCACCCTCACCCGCTACATCGTCAGCGAGGATGTCGGCCCGATGATCAACCCCAACGTGGTGGAGGGCCAGATCGCCGGCGGCACCGTCCAGGGCATCGGCGGGGCGCTGCTGGAGAAGCTGTCCTACGACGACGCCGGAAACCCGTTGTCCTCAACATTTGTCGACTACCTGCTGCCCACCGCCACCGAGGTTCCGACCATCGAGTACGGCCACGTCGAGATTCCGGGACCCGGCGTCGGAGGCTACAAGGGCGCCGGCGAGGGCGGCGCGATCGGCTCGACGCCCGCGGTGATCAACGCCGTCAACGACGCTCTGGCCCCACTCGGGGTCACCCTGACCACATTGCCCGCCACCCCGGCGGCCATCGTCGAAGCCATCGAGCAGGCGCAGGAACCCCGCTCACAGAAACAAAACGGAAGGGACCACTGA
- a CDS encoding (2Fe-2S)-binding protein: MHELPVALSVNGRDYQDVVEPRVTLADFLRENCGLTGTHLGCEHGACGACTVLLDGQAVRSCLVFAVQTDGQEVTTVEGIAGPDGELSAVQAALKECHGLQCGFCTPGFVTSITALLRDNPNPTDDEIREGLSGNFCRCTGYQGIVNAVHRVCENVSPQGQQ, translated from the coding sequence ATGCATGAACTGCCGGTAGCGCTTTCGGTCAACGGCCGTGATTACCAGGACGTGGTCGAGCCGCGGGTGACCCTGGCCGATTTCCTTCGGGAGAATTGCGGACTGACCGGTACCCACCTCGGCTGCGAGCACGGCGCCTGCGGTGCCTGCACGGTGCTGCTGGACGGGCAGGCGGTCCGGTCCTGCCTGGTGTTCGCGGTTCAGACCGACGGTCAGGAAGTGACCACGGTCGAGGGCATCGCCGGCCCGGACGGTGAACTGTCCGCGGTGCAGGCCGCGCTCAAGGAATGCCACGGCCTGCAGTGCGGCTTCTGCACCCCGGGATTCGTCACCTCGATCACCGCACTGCTGCGCGACAATCCGAACCCCACCGATGACGAGATCCGCGAGGGACTCTCGGGCAACTTCTGCCGGTGCACCGGTTACCAGGGCATCGTCAACGCCGTGCACCGGGTCTGCGAGAACGTCAGCCCACAGGGCCAGCAGTAG
- a CDS encoding intersectin-EH binding protein Ibp1, translated as MATFPISMRRLILAGGFVIAAAAAPAIAAVSAPAAGPAFACPSGEEEDLYSGQCVPHTVPNSPGAFSAIPGNPNLPAVNLPGGGGAIPCTGANSGECIGLAEEAQSRGPAVTAESTFGSSPTVHGSIG; from the coding sequence ATGGCGACCTTCCCGATCTCGATGCGACGACTGATCCTTGCCGGCGGTTTCGTGATCGCCGCGGCCGCCGCCCCGGCGATCGCCGCGGTCTCTGCACCCGCTGCCGGTCCGGCGTTCGCCTGCCCCTCAGGCGAAGAAGAAGATCTCTACTCAGGGCAATGCGTGCCGCACACCGTGCCGAACTCCCCCGGCGCGTTCAGTGCCATCCCGGGTAACCCCAACCTGCCCGCGGTGAATCTGCCCGGCGGAGGCGGAGCCATCCCCTGCACCGGCGCCAACTCCGGTGAGTGCATCGGCCTGGCTGAGGAAGCTCAATCCCGCGGTCCGGCGGTGACCGCTGAGTCGACTTTCGGCAGTAGCCCGACGGTGCACGGTTCCATCGGCTGA
- a CDS encoding alpha,alpha-trehalose-phosphate synthase (UDP-forming): MTPESGPRAASASGNSDFVVVANRLPIDMERLPDGSTTFKRSPGGLVTALEPLLRKRRGAWIGWAGIPDSGEEPIVEEDVQLFPVQLSAQDVADYYEGFSNATLWPLYHDLIVKPEYHREWWDSYVEVNRRFAEATARAAAPGATVWIQDYQLQLVPKMLRMLRPDVTIGFFLHIPFPPVELFMQMPWRTEIVEGLLGADLVGFHLPGGAQNFLVLARRLVGANTSRASIGVRSRFGEISYGFRTVKVGAFPISIDSADLDTKARKRAVRQRARQIRAELGNPRKILLGVDRLDYTKGIDVRLRAFSELLAEGRVKRDDTVLVQLATPSRERVESYKVMREDIERQVGHINGEYGEVGHPLVHYLHRPVPRDELIAFFVAADVMLVTPLRDGMNLVAKEYVACRNDLGGALVLSEFTGAAAELRSAYLTNPHHLEGVKDAIEAALNQSPEEGRRRMRALRRQVLAHDVDRWARAFLDALATAQPNDGTLTNNS, translated from the coding sequence ATGACCCCGGAGAGCGGCCCCAGGGCCGCCTCCGCCTCCGGTAACTCCGACTTCGTCGTGGTCGCCAACCGGCTGCCCATCGACATGGAGCGGTTGCCGGATGGCAGCACGACCTTCAAACGCAGCCCCGGCGGCCTGGTCACCGCATTGGAGCCGCTGCTACGCAAACGACGCGGCGCCTGGATCGGCTGGGCCGGAATCCCCGACAGCGGCGAGGAGCCCATCGTCGAGGAGGACGTCCAGCTTTTCCCGGTGCAGCTGTCCGCCCAGGATGTCGCGGACTACTACGAGGGGTTCTCGAACGCCACCCTGTGGCCGCTCTATCACGACCTCATCGTCAAGCCCGAATACCACCGCGAATGGTGGGACAGCTACGTCGAGGTGAACCGGCGGTTCGCCGAGGCCACCGCCCGGGCGGCCGCGCCCGGTGCCACGGTCTGGATCCAGGACTATCAGCTGCAGCTCGTCCCCAAGATGCTGCGCATGCTGCGTCCCGATGTCACGATCGGTTTCTTTCTGCACATCCCTTTTCCTCCGGTCGAGCTGTTCATGCAGATGCCGTGGCGCACGGAGATCGTCGAGGGCCTCCTCGGAGCCGACCTGGTCGGGTTCCACCTGCCCGGCGGCGCTCAGAACTTCCTGGTCCTGGCCCGACGCCTGGTCGGGGCGAACACCTCACGCGCCTCGATCGGTGTCCGGTCACGCTTCGGCGAGATCTCCTACGGCTTCCGCACCGTCAAGGTTGGCGCGTTCCCCATCTCGATCGACTCGGCCGATCTGGACACCAAGGCCCGCAAGCGGGCGGTCCGGCAACGGGCCCGGCAGATCCGCGCCGAGCTCGGCAACCCTCGCAAGATCCTGCTCGGCGTCGACCGACTGGACTACACCAAGGGCATCGACGTCCGCCTGCGCGCATTCTCTGAGCTGCTCGCAGAAGGACGGGTCAAACGCGACGACACCGTCCTGGTACAGCTGGCCACACCCAGCCGCGAGCGCGTCGAGAGCTACAAGGTGATGCGTGAGGACATCGAGCGCCAGGTGGGGCACATCAACGGCGAGTACGGCGAGGTCGGCCACCCGTTGGTGCACTATCTGCACCGTCCGGTGCCACGCGACGAGCTGATCGCGTTCTTCGTCGCAGCCGACGTCATGCTGGTCACCCCGCTGCGCGACGGGATGAACCTGGTCGCCAAGGAGTACGTGGCCTGCCGCAACGACCTCGGTGGCGCGCTGGTGCTGTCCGAGTTCACCGGGGCGGCCGCCGAGCTGCGCTCGGCCTACCTGACCAACCCGCATCATCTCGAGGGCGTCAAGGACGCGATCGAGGCAGCGCTCAACCAGAGCCCCGAGGAGGGACGACGGCGGATGCGCGCGTTGCGTCGCCAGGTGCTCGCCCACGATGTCGACCGCTGGGCGCGTGCATTCCTCGACGCGCTGGCGACGGCACAGCCCAACGACGGCACCCTCACGAACAACTCGTGA
- a CDS encoding SRPBCC family protein, with translation MELNNEFRVAVPAAKTWEVLTDVERVAPCLPGATLLSVDGDDFTGAVKVKVGPITVSYKGDATFQEKDEAAQRVVLKANGKETRGNGTASAVVTAQLKDEGDATLVVVTTDLAISGKAAQFGRGVLADVSGSLIDQFAKSLEAELLGVTASDTETGSAPTEQAPQEAAPINAMALAKVMAVPMAKRFGPAIGAVAAAGVLGFLIGRAGRSKRRNSGLTTEDLHAALLRLVS, from the coding sequence GTGGAGCTCAACAACGAATTCCGGGTCGCGGTACCTGCGGCGAAAACCTGGGAGGTGCTCACCGACGTCGAGCGCGTCGCACCCTGCCTGCCCGGCGCCACCCTGCTGAGCGTGGACGGCGACGATTTCACCGGGGCGGTCAAGGTGAAGGTCGGCCCGATCACGGTGTCCTACAAGGGCGATGCGACGTTCCAGGAAAAGGACGAGGCGGCGCAGCGGGTGGTGCTCAAGGCCAATGGCAAGGAGACCCGTGGCAACGGCACGGCCTCGGCCGTCGTGACGGCCCAACTGAAGGACGAAGGTGATGCCACGCTGGTTGTCGTCACCACCGACCTGGCCATCTCGGGCAAGGCCGCGCAGTTCGGCCGCGGCGTGTTGGCCGATGTCTCCGGCAGCCTGATCGATCAGTTCGCCAAGAGCCTGGAGGCCGAACTCCTCGGCGTGACGGCGTCGGATACCGAAACCGGCTCCGCTCCAACCGAACAGGCACCACAGGAGGCCGCGCCGATCAACGCGATGGCCCTGGCCAAGGTGATGGCGGTACCGATGGCCAAGCGTTTCGGCCCGGCCATCGGAGCCGTCGCCGCCGCAGGCGTGCTCGGCTTCCTGATCGGCCGAGCCGGCCGCAGCAAGCGTAGGAACAGCGGGCTGACCACCGAGGACCTGCACGCCGCGCTGCTCCGGTTGGTGTCGTGA
- a CDS encoding cutinase family protein, which produces MNVLKMIQGATLIAACAIPIAPMPAASAQPCPDVEVVFARGTYEPPGVGGPGQTFVDALRARAGQRSVEVYPVNYQASGNFGDRIEFARTVVDGIRDASGHIEATVRDCPGTKVVLGGYSQGAVVAGYTTAAAIPDGIPPEYKQFIPQPMPPAVSDHVASVVLLGTPSDEFMRDIGAPAMVIGPRYKDKTIELCEPGDTICDGTPAGVPNFAHSAYLLNGMPGQAADFTVGRL; this is translated from the coding sequence ATGAACGTCCTCAAAATGATCCAGGGTGCGACGCTGATCGCTGCTTGCGCCATACCCATCGCACCCATGCCCGCCGCGTCCGCGCAGCCGTGCCCGGATGTCGAGGTGGTGTTCGCCCGCGGCACCTACGAACCGCCGGGCGTCGGCGGTCCGGGACAGACATTCGTCGACGCGTTGCGTGCGCGTGCCGGGCAACGCTCGGTCGAGGTGTATCCCGTCAACTACCAGGCCAGCGGTAACTTCGGTGACCGCATCGAGTTCGCCAGGACGGTCGTCGACGGCATCCGGGATGCCTCCGGCCACATCGAGGCCACGGTCAGGGACTGTCCCGGCACCAAGGTGGTACTGGGCGGATACTCCCAGGGCGCGGTGGTAGCCGGCTACACCACTGCGGCCGCGATTCCTGACGGCATCCCGCCCGAGTACAAGCAGTTCATCCCGCAGCCCATGCCTCCCGCCGTGTCCGACCATGTGGCCTCGGTGGTGCTGCTGGGCACCCCGTCCGACGAGTTCATGCGTGATATCGGCGCGCCGGCGATGGTGATCGGCCCGCGCTACAAGGACAAGACCATCGAGTTGTGCGAGCCGGGTGACACCATCTGCGACGGCACCCCGGCCGGGGTCCCCAACTTCGCGCACAGTGCCTACCTGCTCAACGGGATGCCGGGGCAGGCGGCGGACTTCACGGTGGGCCGGCTCTGA
- a CDS encoding SDR family oxidoreductase, which yields MELSLKDRTYLVTGGGSGIGRGAAAAIVASGGNALLVGRNADKLSAAADELNAQGPGSVRYEPADVTSEDEVRHAVDVATGWNGQLHGVVHSAGGSLTIGPITQIDSELWRQTVDLNVNGTMYLIKHAGREMVRGGGGSFVGISSIASTNTHRWFGAYGVSKAAFDHLLKLAADELGPSSVRFNSIRPGLTRTEMVGPVFELPAARDDYEACTPMPRFGEVEDIANLAVFLLSDAAGWITGQSIGVDGGHSLRRGPDISGMLEPLYGADGLRGVVPSE from the coding sequence ATGGAACTGTCGTTGAAGGATCGCACCTACCTGGTCACAGGTGGCGGCAGCGGCATCGGTAGGGGCGCTGCGGCGGCCATCGTCGCCTCCGGAGGCAACGCCCTGCTCGTCGGCCGCAACGCCGACAAGCTCAGTGCCGCGGCCGACGAACTGAACGCCCAGGGGCCCGGATCGGTGCGCTACGAGCCCGCCGACGTCACCAGCGAAGACGAGGTACGCCACGCGGTCGACGTCGCCACCGGGTGGAACGGCCAACTGCACGGTGTGGTGCACAGTGCCGGTGGGTCGCTGACCATCGGTCCGATCACGCAGATCGACTCCGAACTGTGGCGGCAGACCGTCGACCTGAACGTCAACGGCACCATGTACCTGATCAAGCACGCGGGCCGCGAAATGGTCCGTGGTGGTGGCGGTTCGTTCGTCGGCATCTCCTCGATCGCCTCGACCAATACCCACCGCTGGTTCGGTGCGTACGGCGTGAGCAAGGCGGCATTCGATCACCTGCTGAAACTCGCCGCCGACGAGCTCGGGCCGTCCTCGGTGCGGTTCAACAGCATCCGGCCCGGATTGACCCGCACCGAGATGGTCGGCCCGGTCTTCGAACTCCCGGCCGCCCGCGACGACTACGAAGCCTGCACGCCGATGCCGCGGTTCGGAGAGGTCGAGGACATCGCCAACCTGGCGGTGTTCCTGCTCAGCGACGCCGCGGGCTGGATCACCGGTCAGTCCATCGGCGTCGACGGTGGACACAGCCTGCGCCGCGGTCCCGACATCTCGGGAATGCTGGAACCGCTGTACGGCGCCGACGGTCTGCGCGGCGTCGTCCCGAGCGAGTAG
- a CDS encoding FAD binding domain-containing protein, whose translation MKPAPFAYHRPTTVTEAVAMLGEFGEDAKVLAGGQSLVPMLAMRLTHFENLIDISRLPELNDITLQGSEIRIGAATPHAMVGLDDEVADSVPLLTMATPHIGHFQIRSRGTLGGAIAHADPAAEYAAVALALDATIEATSSRGVRHIPAAEFFTGLWATSLASDEILTAVRFPVAAGRSGFGIAEFARRHGDFAIAGAVVGFELDEDDRITHCGIGLLGLGSTPLRATAAETAVLGTPIGGLSADEIGRLAMSELTDIPSDLQGSASYRARVGAAMVSRAWTQATTNVEETLNA comes from the coding sequence GTGAAGCCCGCCCCGTTCGCTTATCACCGGCCCACCACGGTCACCGAGGCGGTGGCCATGCTCGGTGAGTTCGGCGAGGACGCCAAGGTCCTGGCCGGCGGTCAGAGCCTGGTGCCGATGCTGGCGATGCGTCTGACGCATTTCGAGAACCTGATCGACATCTCACGGCTGCCCGAACTCAACGACATCACCCTGCAGGGCAGTGAGATCCGTATCGGTGCGGCCACCCCGCACGCCATGGTCGGCCTGGATGACGAGGTGGCCGATTCGGTCCCGCTGTTGACCATGGCCACACCGCACATCGGCCACTTTCAGATCCGCAGCCGCGGCACGCTGGGCGGTGCGATCGCGCACGCCGATCCGGCCGCCGAATACGCGGCGGTTGCGCTGGCGCTCGACGCGACCATCGAGGCCACCTCGTCGCGCGGCGTCCGCCACATCCCGGCGGCCGAGTTCTTCACCGGCCTGTGGGCGACCTCGCTGGCGTCTGACGAGATCCTGACCGCGGTGCGCTTCCCGGTGGCGGCAGGTCGCAGCGGCTTCGGCATCGCCGAATTCGCCCGGCGCCACGGCGATTTCGCGATTGCGGGCGCGGTGGTCGGATTCGAGCTCGACGAGGACGACCGGATCACCCACTGCGGCATCGGCCTGCTCGGGCTCGGCTCCACACCGCTGCGGGCCACCGCTGCCGAGACCGCGGTGCTCGGGACGCCGATCGGCGGCCTGTCCGCCGACGAGATCGGTCGGCTGGCGATGTCCGAGCTCACCGACATTCCTTCCGACCTGCAGGGTTCAGCGTCCTACCGGGCACGGGTGGGCGCTGCCATGGTGTCCAGAGCCTGGACCCAGGCCACCACGAACGTCGAGGAGACCCTCAATGCATGA
- a CDS encoding M15 family metallopeptidase, whose translation MLEQAIKASWCTSVRRGVIAALVLVPIVVNSAVVNPALASARPAAEAGLVDVRSAVPDAVIDLRYATTGNFVGQQLYPAGAPCLVHQSMAPGLAAAAAALRPDRLVFWDCYRPHEVQVRMFEVVPNPNWVARPSAYARSHEAGRSVDVTIAGRGSLVDMGTGFDDFTPRSLAYATDGVSPAAQANRARLREAMKAGGLTVYSGEWWHFDGPGAADPRPYLDVPLG comes from the coding sequence ATGCTTGAACAGGCAATTAAGGCTTCATGGTGCACGTCGGTTCGGCGAGGTGTCATCGCAGCCCTGGTTCTGGTGCCCATCGTGGTGAATTCCGCTGTGGTAAATCCCGCCCTGGCGTCCGCCCGGCCGGCGGCCGAGGCCGGGCTTGTCGACGTGCGCTCGGCGGTGCCCGACGCAGTGATCGACCTGCGGTACGCGACGACCGGCAACTTCGTCGGTCAGCAGCTCTATCCGGCCGGCGCGCCCTGCCTGGTGCACCAGTCGATGGCACCCGGGTTGGCGGCCGCCGCCGCCGCTCTGCGGCCCGACCGGCTGGTCTTCTGGGACTGCTACCGCCCACATGAGGTACAGGTCAGAATGTTCGAGGTGGTGCCGAATCCCAACTGGGTGGCCCGGCCGAGCGCCTACGCTCGCAGTCACGAGGCAGGCCGCTCGGTCGACGTGACGATCGCCGGCAGGGGATCGCTCGTCGACATGGGCACGGGGTTCGACGACTTCACACCGCGCAGCCTCGCGTACGCCACCGACGGGGTGAGCCCCGCGGCTCAGGCTAATCGGGCGAGGCTGCGCGAGGCCATGAAGGCCGGCGGGCTGACCGTGTACTCGGGGGAGTGGTGGCACTTCGACGGCCCGGGTGCGGCCGACCCGCGGCCCTACCTGGACGTACCGCTGGGGTAA
- a CDS encoding mammalian cell entry protein: MRSKLSALLICLLAVAFVAFAGIGGSLFWNGVVQRGQEATRSALPGMAAEQIPKVFGYDFQTVERSLMETYPLLAPDFRSQFQQDAAAKVIPEARKRQLVVQISVVGVGVMTAQRDSGSVLVYMNRTVTDKSRQPLYDGSRLRVDYRKIDGNWLINGINPI, translated from the coding sequence ATGCGCTCTAAACTCTCTGCCCTGCTGATCTGCCTGCTGGCGGTGGCTTTCGTCGCGTTCGCCGGAATCGGTGGCTCGCTGTTCTGGAATGGTGTGGTGCAACGCGGGCAGGAAGCCACCAGGAGTGCGTTGCCTGGAATGGCAGCCGAGCAGATCCCGAAGGTCTTCGGCTACGACTTTCAGACTGTCGAACGCAGCCTGATGGAGACCTACCCGCTGCTCGCCCCGGACTTCCGGAGTCAGTTCCAGCAGGATGCGGCCGCCAAGGTGATTCCCGAAGCACGCAAGCGTCAACTGGTGGTCCAGATCAGCGTCGTCGGTGTCGGCGTGATGACCGCGCAGCGCGACTCCGGATCAGTGCTGGTGTACATGAACCGCACGGTCACCGACAAATCCCGCCAGCCGCTGTATGACGGCAGCCGGCTGCGCGTCGACTACCGCAAGATCGACGGGAACTGGCTGATCAACGGGATCAACCCGATCTAG
- a CDS encoding intersectin-EH binding protein Ibp1 — translation MAASLSHIRRFIVAAGVAAAIAAAPALTVLSTPSQSLASCPNGETEDTFTNVCVPDIVPNSPGNFSSIAGNPNVPAVNEPDGGGAIPCTGANSGQCIGLAEEQQSQGPEPVPQSTVGSSPTVHGSIG, via the coding sequence ATGGCTGCCTCCCTGTCCCACATCCGCCGCTTCATCGTCGCGGCAGGCGTCGCGGCCGCCATCGCCGCGGCCCCCGCCCTGACGGTGCTGTCGACGCCGTCGCAGTCACTGGCCTCGTGCCCCAACGGGGAAACCGAGGACACCTTCACGAACGTGTGCGTCCCCGACATCGTGCCGAACTCGCCCGGCAATTTCAGCAGCATCGCAGGCAATCCCAACGTGCCCGCGGTGAACGAGCCCGACGGCGGCGGCGCCATCCCCTGCACCGGCGCCAACTCCGGCCAGTGCATCGGCCTGGCCGAAGAACAGCAGTCTCAGGGCCCGGAACCGGTTCCGCAGTCGACGGTCGGTAGCAGCCCGACCGTGCACGGCTCCATCGGCTGA